The following are encoded together in the Anopheles nili chromosome 3, idAnoNiliSN_F5_01, whole genome shotgun sequence genome:
- the LOC128723552 gene encoding lysosomal alpha-mannosidase-like, with protein MVSRCLALALLLVCGIIFSANAGPAWPSGAPWKRRGCGYESCPGPKEGMINVHLVPHSHDDVGWLKTVDQYYYGSRNSIQKAGVQYILESVVSELLKDASRRFIYAESAFLHRWYMEQPRKMQQQVRMLIDEGRLEIVGGAWSMNDEAAVHYQSVIDQFTWGLRFLNDTFGECGRPRVGWQIDPFGHSREQASMFAQMGYDGVFFARLDYQDKTHRMQTKTMETIWRSSSNLEDSELFTSALYNHYSAPPGYCFDVLCNDDPMIDDSESTDYNVKAKTDTFIAWLEKMADSYRSTNLIVTMGDDFNYMNAVMNYKNMDKLIKYTNARQAEGSKINVLYSTPSCYLKAVHDANIEWPTKSDDYFPYETDYHSFWTGYYTSRPTQKRYEREGNHFLQVCKQLSAIAPTKEAFYESHLTVLRNVMGVMQHHDAITGTEKQHVADDYARMLYDAFEACSAVTRSALNQLAGERDSLKLEWAYCKQANVSSCPMTENSANNVVLLYNPLGHSSSDYVRLPVKEGDYLVRNDRGQTVPSTLIPVPSSVIDLPFRESSATHELVFHAEQVAPVGYRSYYVSQEKSDASSYAAEIRQEDNVSIGNDYLTVHFDENGFLSSITVDGKTHALKQNFFFYEGAYGNNEEFRNRSSGAYIFRPNGTDRVVTDVVELQVVKSDLVQEVHQIFNEWISQVVRVYAGEKHVELEWLVGPIPIDDGTGKEVISRFESDIESDGAFWTDSNGREMLRRVRNKRETWELDLIEPISGNYYPITAKVAIEDEHYRMALLTDRAQGGSSLQDGHLELMVHRRLLRDDAFGVGEALNETQYGAGLVARGKHWLFFGTAHKDASPTLQAKERFMQNKKLLPSWPFVSPADNTLTFDDYLSSFRNIYSAIAQQLPPNVNLLTLEPWKDGTVLVRFEHLFEKGEDPVYSQAVRFNVRDVLYALNIDSIYETTLGANQWKGDAKRLQFSTDTSANEISPKEQVENIPIVQQSTDFDIELHPMEIRTFVVKRR; from the exons ATGGTTAGTCGGTGTTTAGCGTTAgctttgttgcttgtttgtgGCATTATTTTTAGTGCCAACGCAGGCCCTGCCTGGCCGTCGGGTGCCCCCTGGAAGCGGCGTGGCTGTGGCTACGAG TCATGTCCGGGCCCGAAGGAGGGCATGATCAATGTCCATCTGGTGCCGCACAGCCACGATGATGTTGGTTGGCTTAAGACGGTCGATCAGTACTACTATGGAA GTCGCAACAGCATTCAGAAGGCGGGCGTACAGTATATCCTTGAGTCGGTTGTGAGCGAGCTGTTGAAGGATGCGAGCCGTCGCTTTATCTACGCAGAGTCGGCTTTTCTGCACCGTTGGTACATGGAGCAGCCTCGAAAGATGCAGCAGCAGGTTCGCATGCTGATCGATGAGGGCCGGTTGGAGATCGTCGGAGGTGCCTGGAGCATGAACGATGAGGCTGCGGTCCATTACCAGAGTGTTATCGATCAGTTCACGTGGGGATTGCGGTTTCTGAACGATACCTTCGGTGAGTGTGGACGACCACGTGTTGGCTGGCAGATTGATCCGTTTGGGCACTCGCGCGAGCAAGCGTCTATGTTCGCGCAGATGGGCTacgatggtgtgttttttgcacgACTGGACTATCAGGACAAAACGCACcgtatgcaaacgaaaacgatGGAGACGATTTggcgtagcagcagcaacctggAGGATAGCGAGCTGTTCACGAGCGCACTGTACAACCACTATTCAGCACCACCGGGATACTGCTTCGATGTCCTGTGTAATGATGACCCAATGATCGATGACAGCGAGAGTACTGATTACAACGTGAAAGCTAAG ACTGACACGTTTATCGCTTGGCTGGAGAAGATGGCAGATTCTTATCGTTCGACGAACCTAATTGTCACCATGGGCGATGATTTTAACTACATGAACGCGGTGATGAACTACAAAAATATGGACAAACTTATCAA GTACACTAACGCCCGGCAAGCCGAAGGATCCAAGATCAACGTGTTGTACTCCACTCCCTCCTGCTATCTGAAAGCCGTTCATGATGCAAACATCGAGTGGCCCACTAAGTCCGACGATTACTTCCCGTACGAGACCGACTACCATTCGTTCTGGACGGGCTACTACACCTCCAGACCGACGCAGAAGCGTTACGAACGCGAGGGAAATCACTTCCTACAGGTGTGTAAGCAGCTCTCGGCTATTGCTCCGACGAAGGAAGCCTTCTACGAGTCCCATTTGACGGTCCTTCGGAATGTGATGGGTGTGATGCAGCATCACGACGCCATTACCGGTACGGAGAAGCAGCATGTTGCCGATGATTACGCCCGGATGCTGTACGATGCGTTCGAAGCGTGTAGTGCTGTTACTCGATCGGCATTAAACCAACTGGCTGGGGAGCGAGACTCCTTAAAGCTGGAATGGGCGTACTGCAAGCAGGCAAATGTCAGCTCGTGTCCTATGACGGAGAACTCCGCCAACAACGTGGTGCTATTGTACAACCCTCTCGGACATAGTTCGAGCGATTACGTGCGATTGCCGGTGAAGGAAGGTGACTATTTAGTGCGAAACGATCGAGGACAAACGGTACCATCGACGCTGATTCCTGTCCCAAGTTCGGTGATTGATCTTCCGTTCCGGGAAAGCTCAGCAACTCACGAGTTAGTGTTCCACGCCGAGCAGGTTGCTCCAGTAGGCTACCGATCGTACTATGTGTCGCAGGAAAAGTCCGATGCATCATCATATGCAGCAGAAATCCGCCAGGAAGACAATGTGAGCATCGGCAACGACTACCTGACGGTGCATTTCGATGAGAACGGCTTCCTGAGCTCGATCACGGTGGATGGGAAGACTCACGCTTTGAAGCAGAACTTCTTCTTCTACGAGGGAGCTTACGGCAATAACGAGGAGTTCCGTAATAGGTCCTCTGGAGCGTACATTTTCCGGCCAAATGGAACGGATCGGGTCGTCACCGATGTAGTGGAGCTGCAGGTTGTGAAGAGTGATCTCGTGCAGGAGGTGCATCAGATATTCAACGAGTGGATCAGTCAGGTAGTTCGAGTGTACGCTGGTGAGAAGCACGTGGAGCTAGAGTGGCTTGTGGGACCGATCCCGATCGATGATGGCACGGGCAAGGAAGTGATCTCTCGCTTCGAATCAGACATTGAGAGTGATGGGGCTTTCTGGACGGACTCGAATGGGCGAGAAATGTTGCGACGTGTTCGGAACAAGCGCGAGACATGGGAGCTCGACTTAATTGAGCCAATTTCCGGTAACTATTACCCGATTACTGCTAAGGTTGCGATCGAAGATGAGCACTACCGGATGGCTTTGCTAACTGATCGTGCCCAGGGTGGCTCGAGCCTTCAAGATGGGCACCTGGAGTTGATGGTTCATCGCAGGCTACTGCGTGACGACGCGTTCGGTGTAGGAGAGGCCCTCAACGAGACCCAATACGGGGCTGGATTGGTAGCCCGAGGAAAGCATTGGCTTTTCTTCGGTACGGCACACAAAGACGCCAGCCCTACGCTGCAGGCGAAGGAACGATTTATGCAGAACAAAAAACTCCTGCCTAGCTGGCCGTTTGTAAGCCCGGCTGATAATACGCTGACCTTCGATGATTACCTTTCGAGTTTCCGCAATATCTACTCGGCTATCGCTCAACAGTTGCCTCCAAACGTGAACCTTCTTACGCTGGAACCATGGAAGGACGGAACGGTGTTGGTACGATTTGAGCATCTGTTTGAGAAGGGCGAAGATCCGGTTTATTCGCAAGCTGTTCGCTTTAATGTGCGGGACGTGCTGTACGCTCTGAACATTGACAGCATCTATGAAACCACCCTCGGGGCTAACCAGTGGAAGGGAGATGCGAAACGATTGCAATTCAGCACGGATACGTCTGCAAATGAAATTTCACCAAAGGAACAGGTTGAGAACATCCCAATCGTCCAGCAGAGCACGGACTTTGATATTGAGCTGCACCCGATGGAGATAAGAACGTTCGTTGTGAAACGACGATAA
- the LOC128723897 gene encoding lysosomal alpha-mannosidase-like has translation MEVRNGIYLLVLMGCLLNGIRATPTGSKRVSDHTAGKCGYEGCPTVAENMLNVHLVAHTHDDVGWLKTVDQYYYGSKSNIQLAGVQYILDSVIQELLKDRRRRFIYVESAFMHQWFTEQSQDMQETVRELVNEGRLEFIGGAWSMNDEATAHYHSVIDQFTWGLRFLNDTFGECGRPRVGWQIDPFGHSREQGSLFAQMGYDGLFQGRLDFQDKLKRITTRTMEMMWKTSDNLEESELFTSALYYIYAPPPGFCFDVLCDDDPIIDGPYSKDNNVKEKIDLFLDTVHNMSKTYRTNNIVLTMGEDFHYQDANMWFKNLDKLIKYTNARQAEGSMVNVFYSTPSCYLKAVSKASVEWPTKSDDFFPYASDPNSFWTGYYTSRPTQKRYEREGNHFLQVCKQLSAITPTKEAFYESHLTVLRNVMGVMQHHDAITGTEKQHVADDYARMLYDAFEACSAVTRSALNQLAGERDSLKLEWAYCRQANVSSCPMTENAANNVVLLYNPLGHSSSDYVRLPVKEGDYLVRNDRGQTVPSTLIPVPSSVIDLPFRESSATHELVFHAEQVAPVGYRSYFVSQEKSDASSYAADIRQEDNVSIGNDYLTVHFDENGFLSSITVDGKTHALKQNFFFYEGAYGNNEEFRNRSSGAYIFRPNGTDRVVTDVVELQVVKSDLVQEVHQIFNEWISQVVRVYAGEEHVELEWFVGPIPIDDGTGKEVISRFESDIESDGAFWTDSNGREMLRRVRNKRETWELELVEPVAGNYYPVTAKITIEDATHRLSVLTDRAQGGSSLQDGQLELMVHRRLLKDDRFGVGEALNETQYGAGLVARGKHWLTFGASSRNKSLAYTQAAKERFLQNKVHLPSWVFVSPSGGIAYEDYLNRFEKNHSFLSNALPMNVHLLTLEPWKDGTVLLRFEHLFEKDEDTQYSLPVQVDMQEVFANFTIVSAYETTLAGNQWKETAQRLAFGLKQKQKDIAPLDRMPKNPLRFDLKPMEIKTFVVRFEQKMT, from the exons ATGGAAGTTAGGAACGGGATTTACCTGTTGGTGCTGATGGGATGCCTCCTGAACGGCATCCGGGCTACTCCAACCGGTTCGAAGCGTGTGTCTGACCATACCGCGGGAAAATGTGGCTACGAG GGATGCCCTACCGTGGCAGAAAACATGCTAAACGTGCATCTGGTGGCCCACACGCACGATGATGTTGGATGGCTTAAAACGGTCGATCAATACTACTACGGAA GCAAAAGCAACATTCAACTAGCAGGagttcagtacatccttgattcgGTAATTCAGGAGTTGCTGAAAGATCGCAGAAGAAGATTTATCTACGTCGAGTCCGCTTTCATGCACCAATGGTTCACGGAGCAGTCACAGGACATGCAGGAAACTGTTCGGGAGCTGGTGAATGAAGGGCGCCTCGAGTTCATCGGGGGTGCCTGGAGCATGAATGATGAGGCCACCGCACATTACCACAGCGTTATCGATCAGTTTACGTGGGGCTTACGATTCCTGAACGACACCTTCGGCGAGTGTGGACGGCCACGAGTTGGTTGGCAGATTGATCCGTTTGGGCACTCGCGCGAGCAAGGATCACTGTTCGCGCAGATGGGATACGATGGGTTGTTTCAGGGTCGACTGGATTTTCAGGATAAGCTGAAGCGTATCACCACGCGAACGATGGAAATGATGTGGAAAACGAGTGACAATCTGGAGGAAAGTGAGCTATTTACGAGCGCACTATATTACATATATGCTCCTCCACCGGGTTTCTGTTTCGATGTGTTGTGCGATGATGATCCTATCATTGACGGGCCTTATTCGAAAGATAACAACGTGAAGGAGAAA ATAGATCTCTTTCTGGATACTGTCCACAACATGTCGAAAACTTACCGGACAAACAATATCGTTCTTACTATGGGCGAGGATTTTCATTACCAGGATGCCAACATGTGGTTTAAGAATTTGGATAAGTTGATTAA GTACACAAATGCACGCCAGGCGGAAGGATCCATGGTGAACGTGTTCTATTCCACTCCCTCCTGCTATCTGAAAGCGGTTAGCAAAGCGTCTGTCGAGTGGCCAACGAAGTCAGACGACTTCTTTCCCTACGCATCGGACCCCAATTCGTTTTGGACGGGTTACTACACCTCCAGACCGACGCAGAAGCGTTACGAACGCGAGGGAAATCACTTCCTGCAGGTGTGTAAGCAGCTCTCAGCTATTACCCCGACGAAGGAAGCCTTCTACGAGTCCCATTTGACGGTCCTTCGGAATGTGATGGGTGTGATGCAGCATCACGACGCCATTACCGGTACGGAGAAGCAGCATGTTGCCGATGATTACGCCCGGATGCTGTACGATGCGTTCGAAGCGTGTAGTGCTGTTACTCGATCGGCATTAAACCAACTGGCTGGGGAGCGAGATTCCTTAAAGCTGGAATGGGCGTACTGCAGGCAGGCAAATGTCAGCTCGTGTCCTATGACGGAGAACGCCGCCAACAACGTGGTGCTATTGTACAACCCTCTCGGACATAGTTCGAGCGATTACGTGCGATTGCCGGTGAAAGAAGGTGACTATTTAGTGCGAAACGATCGAGGACAAACGGTACCATCGACGCTGATTCCTGTCCCAAGTTCGGTGATTGATCTTCCGTTCCGGGAAAGCTCAGCAACTCACGAGTTAGTGTTCCACGCCGAGCAGGTTGCTCCAGTAGGCTACCGATCGTACTTTGTGTCGCAGGAAAAGTCCGATGCATCATCATATGCTGCGGATATCCGCCAGGAAGACAATGTGAGTATCGGCAACGACTACCTGACGGTCCATTTCGATGAGAACGGCTTTCTGAGCTCGATCACGGTAGATGGGAAGACTCACGCTTTGAAGCAGAACTTCTTCTTCTACGAGGGAGCTTACGGCAATAACGAGGAGTTCCGTAACAGGTCCTCTGGAGCGTACATTTTCCGGCCAAATGGAACGGATCGAGTCGTCACCGATGTAGTGGAGCTGCAGGTTGTGAAGAGTGATCTCGTGCAGGAAGTGCATCAGATATTCAACGAGTGGATCAGTCAGGTTGTTCGAGTGTACGCTGGTGAGGAGCACGTGGAGCTAGAGTGGTTTGTGGGACCGATCCCGATCGATGATGGCACGGGCAAGGAAGTGATCTCTCGCTTCGAGTCAGACATTGAGAGTGATGGGGCTTTCTGGACGGACTCGAATGGGCGAGAGATGTTGCGACGTGTTCGGAACAAACGCGAGACATGGGAGCTAGAGTTGGTTGAGCCGGTTGCAGGCAATTACTATCCAGTAACAGCTAAAATTACCATTGAAGATGCCACTCACCGTTTGAGCGTGTTAACTGATCGTGCACAGGGTGGCTCGAGCCTTCAAGATGGACAGTTGGAGCTGATGGTGCATCGGAGATTATTAAAAGATGATCGTTTCGGTGTAGGAGAAGCCCTGAACGAAACTCAGTACGGGGCTGGCTTGGTTGCCAGAGGAAAACATTGGCTTACGTTTGGCGCATCCTCACGCAATAAATCGTTGGCATACACTCAAGCTGCAAAAGAACGGTTTCTGCAGAATAAGGTACACCTGCCTTCATGGGTTTTTGTGTCTCCGTCAGGTGGGATAGCCTATGAGGACTATCTGAATCGATTCGAGAAAAATCATTCGTTCCTTTCAAATGCTCTGCCTATGAACGTCCATTTGCTTACCCTGGAACCATGGAAGGATGGTACGGTATTGCTCAGATTCGAACATTTATTCGAGAAGGACGAAGATACGCAATATTCCCTGCCGGTTCAAGTCGACATGCAGGAAGTGTTTGCAAATTTTACGATTGTTAGCGCTTATGAAACAACTCTCGCTGGAAACCAATGGAAGGAAACCGCACAGCGTTTAGCTTTTGGGctaaaacagaagcaaaaggaTATAGCGCCTTTAGATCGAATGCCTAAAAATCCTCTCCGATTCGATTTGAAACcgatggaaattaaaacatttgtcGTGCGGTTTGAGCAGAAAATGacatag
- the LOC128727567 gene encoding lysosomal alpha-mannosidase yields the protein MLNVHLVPHTHDDVGWLKTVDQYYYGSKTTIQKAGVQYILDSVVQSLLNDPARKFIYVESAFFFKWFNEQTVELQQQVRKLVDEGRLEFIGGAWSMNDEAAAHYHSVIDQFTWGLRKLNDTFGECGRPRVGWQIDPFGHSREQGSLFAQMGYDGLFFGRLDYQDKRERMTHKRAEMIWKTSANLEDSELFTGALYNLYQAPPGFCFDILCSDEPFMDSPYSAENNVKTKVDKFLYYVNLQAESYRSNNIQLTMGGDFTYMDANVYFKNLDKLIKYTNARQSNGSNVNVFYSTPSCYLKALHDVGITWPTKSDDFFPYASDPHSYWTGYYTSRPTSKRFERVGNHFLQVCKQLTALAPIKESHMEPHLSVLREAMGVMQHHDAITGTEKQHVANDYARMLFRAVKACGANTQVVLNQLLHPDEGSVADRPKYTFAFESCHLLNVSKCELTELKDSFTVTLYNPLAHAGHEYVRVPVSGGRYIVRDYRNVEVSAQLVPIPESVLNLAYRFSNATAELVFLANELPPLGFKSYFVTRAIDSLDDFLHEMSTPPAASPEVTIGNRYLNVSFDSNGFLSTITIDGVTNRLRQTFVYYEGALGNNEEFRNRSSGAYIFRPNGTERTVTETVQLKVVKGPTVQEVHQVFNEWISQVVRIYADENHIEFEWMVGPIPVEDGIGKEIVSRFYTAAQSNGVFWTDANGREMIKRVRNHRDTWAVDLMEKISGNYYPVTTKIALEDGGLRLAVLTDRAQGGSSLEDGSVELMVHRRLLHDDAFGVEEALNEQAFGRGLVARGKHWVVFGAKQQTSPTPEARERFLQNRMLLPNWLFLSDVSEFKYEDWTKEYTNIYSALSLSLPLNVHLLTFEPWQENSILVRFEHLLEKDEDPLYSKPVRFNVQDVFRQFSIDEIRETTLAANQLKEDSSRLKFKPDPDYIMYGSVRRDAAAGTPSASPKVQTNRFSAPLEDIARNVADDGFEIVLKPMEIRTFIFQLEYKP from the exons atgcTGAATGTGCATTTGGTGCCGCACACGCACGATGACGTCGGTTGGCTGAAGACGGTTGACCAGTACTATTACGGGA GCAAGACAACGATCCAGAAGGCGGGCGtacagtacatccttgactcGGTTGTTCAATCGCTGCTGAACGATCCGGCTCGTAAGTTCATCTACGTCGAGTCGGCGTTCTTCTTCAAGTGGTTCAACGAGCAGACGGTTGAACTACAGCAGCAGGTTCGGAAGCTGGTTGACGAGGGTCGGCTTGAGTTTATCGGAGGTGCTTGGAGTATGAATGATGAGGCCGCTGCTCACTATCACAGCGTGATCGATCAGTTCACTTGGGGTTTGCGAAAGCTCAACGATACCTTCGGTGAATGTGGACGACCACGAGTGGGCTGGCAGATTGATCCGTTTGGGCACTCGCGCGAACAAGGATCACTGTTTGCGCAGATGGGCTACGATGGGTTGTTCTTTGGGCGGCTGGATTATCAGGACAAGCGCGAACGGATGACGCATAAGCGGGCGGAGATGATCTGGAAGACGAGCGCTAACCTGGAGGATAGCGAGCTGTTCACGGGCGCGCTGTACAACTTGTACCAGGCACCACCTGGTTTCTGTTTCGATATTCTCTGCTCGGACGAACCGTTCATGGATAGTCCGTACTCTGCGGAGAACAACGTTAAGACGAAG GTGGATAAGTTTCTGTACTACGTAAACCTGCAGGCAGAAAGCTATCGCTCCAACAACATCCAACTGACGATGGGCGGTGACTTCACGTACATGGACGCTAACGTGTACTTCAAAAACTTGGACAAGTTGATCAA GTACACCAACGCACGCCAGTCAAATGGATCCAATGTGAACGTGTTCTACTCGACACCATCATGCTACCTGAAAGCCCTGCACGATGTGGGTATAACCTGGCCGACGAAGAGCGATGACTTCTTCCCATACGCCTCTGATCCACACTCGTACTGGACGGGCTACTATACCTCGCGACCCACAAGCAAGCGCTTCGAGCGTGTCGGCAATCACTTCCTGCAGGTGTGCAAACAGCTCACAGCGCTCGCCCCGATCAAGGAGTCACACATGGAGCCTCACCTGAGCGTGCTGCGTGAGGCAATGGGAGTGATGCAGCATCACGACGCCATCACCGGTACGGAGAAGCAACACGTCGCGAACGATTACGCCCGGATGCTGTTCCGTGCGGTGAAAGCGTGTGGTGCCAACACCCAGGTCGTCCTAAACCAGCTC CTGCACCCAGACGAAGGATCCGTTGCTGATCGGCCAAAGTACACGTTCGCGTTCGAATCATGCCATTTGCTGAATGTCAGCAAGTGCGAGCTGACTGAGTTGAAGGACAGCTTCACGGTGACACTGTACAACCCGCTGGCACATGCCGGACATGAGTACGTGCGTGTTCCTGTCTCTGGTGGTCGGTACATCGTCCGAGATTACCGCAATGTGGAGGTGTCTGCTCAGCTCGTGCCAATTCCAGAATCGGTGCTTAACCTGGCGTACCGGTTCAGCAACGCCACCGCAGAGCTGGTGTTCCTTGCTAACGAACTGCCACCGCTCGGGTTCAAGTCGTACTTTGTGACACGTGCGATCGATTCGCTGGATGACTTCCTGCACGAAATGTCAACACCACCTGCAGCCTCACCG GAGGTCACCATCGGGAATCGGTACCTGAACGTGTCATTCGATAGCAACGGCTTCCTGAGCACGATCACAATCGATGGAGTCACAAACAGGCTCCGGCAAACGTTCGTATACTACGAGGGAGCACTGGGAAATAACGAGGAGTTCCGCAATCGATCTTCTGGAGCGTACATCTTCCGCCCGAATGGCACAGAGCGAACCGTCACCGAAACCGTCCAGCTGAAGGTGGTGAAAGGTCCCACGGTGCAGGAGGTTCACCAGGTGTTCAACGAGTGGATCAGCCAGGTTGTGCGCATCTACGCCGATGAGAATCACATCGAGTTTGAGTGGATGGTGGGTCCGATCCCGGTGGAGGATGGCATCGGGAAGGAGATCGTGTCACGGTTCTACACCGCTGCTCAGTCGAACGGTGTGTTCTGGACGGATGCGAATGGACGTGAGATGATCAAGCGCGTGCGGAACCACCGGGACACGTGGGCTGTAGATTTGATGGAGAAGATCTCTGGTAACTATTACCCGGTGACGACGAAGATCGCGCTGGAAGACGGTGGTCTTCGGTTGGCGGTGTTGACTGATCGTGCACAGGGTGGATCAAGTTTGGAGGATGGATCGGTAGAGCTGATGGTCCACCGAAGACTACTGCACGATGATGCGTTTGGTGTGGAGGAGGCCCTAAACGAGCAGGCGTTTGGTCGAGGATTAGTAGCGCGTGGCAAACATTGGGTGGTGTTTGGGGCGAAACAACAGACCAGCCCGACTCCGGAGGCTCGTGAGCGGTTCCTGCAGAATCGGATGCTCCTACCGAACTGGTTGTTCTTGAGCGACGTCAGCGAATTCAAGTACGAGGACTGGACGAAGGAGTACACCAACATT TACTCTGCTCTTTCGCTGTCGCTTCCGTTGAACGTGCACCTGCTGACGTTTGAGCCATGGCAGGAGAACAGCATTCTGGTGCGTTTCGAGCACCTGCTCGAGAAGGACGAAGACCCACTATACTCGAAACCGGTGCGGTTCAACGTACAGGACGTATTCAGGCAGTTCAGCATCGACGAGATACGCGAAACGACACTCGCCGCGAATCAGCTAAAGGAGGACTCGAGCAGACTGAAGTTTAAGCCCGATCCTGACTACATCATGTACGGTTCTGTAAGGCGAGATGCAGCGGCTGGCACTCCATCTGCCTCTCCGAAGGTGCAAACTAACCGTTTCTCTGCACCACTCGAAGACATCGCCCGCAACGTTGCCGATGATGGGTTTGAGATCGTTCTCAAGCCGATGGAAATCAGGACATTCATCTTTCAGCTAGAATACAAGCCATAA